One segment of Fusarium oxysporum f. sp. lycopersici 4287 chromosome 7, whole genome shotgun sequence DNA contains the following:
- a CDS encoding hypothetical protein (At least one base has a quality score < 10) — protein sequence MSSSHASLSAASDDRKARLAKLKNLKRKQPGDEIVAPESERAQSPPVEPDVSRLHVSGRNYDPETRGPKLGFEQDPTLNLDKPTLEEQAAEVEAEVKQKAAEEAQDDQGVDLFKLQPKKPNWDLKRELDRKMEVLNVRTDNAIARLVRDRITGAQKAAAKRDAVEDAQGTGEATGMDGVALVEGLRVREKEEEEEERREREEDAALGV from the coding sequence ATGTCTTCATCACACGCCAGCCTCAGCGCTGCCTCAGACGACCGAAAAGCTAGGCTCGcgaagctcaagaacctcaagcgCAAGCAACCTGGAGACGAAATTGTTGCACCAGAATCAGAAAGAGCCCAATCCCCTCCCGTAGAGCCAGATGTCTCACGACTCCATGTCTCTGGCCGCAACTACGACCCTGAAACCAGAGGTCCcaagcttggctttgagcAGGACCCAaccctcaatcttgacaagCCAACGCTCGAAGAACAAGCTGCCGAAGTGGAAGCAGAGGTCAAGCAAAAGGCGgcagaagaagcccaagacgaTCAAGGTGTCGATTTATTCAAGCTACAGCCGAAGAAGCCGAACTGGGATTTGAAAAGGGAACTTGATAGGAAAATGGAGGTTCTCAACGTTCGAACCGACAACGCCATTGCGCGCTTAGTCCGTGATCGTATCACGGGTGCACAAAAGGCAGCGGCAAAGAGAGACGCGGTTGAGGACGCTCAAGGCACTGGAGAAGCAACTGGCATGGATGGTGTGGCATTGGTAGAAGGCTTGAGGGTCAGGgaaaaggaggaggaggaggaagagcgtCGCGAACgggaagaagatgctgcgCTAGGTGTATAA